The genome window TGCAAGCAGTATGGCGTCGGCTAGACCGCGCCAGCTCGCGACCTCTACGGGGTTACCGATGTTGAGGACCACGATGACCTTCTTGCCGGCACTCCTGAACGCATTGGAGACTTTCTCCAGCAGCCATCGCTCGTCGCTGCTTAGGTAGAACTCTTCCGGGGTTAGGTCGTAGCCTTCCCCTGAGACTCGTGAGAAGACTACGACTGCGGCGTCGCTCCTCGCGGCTGAGGCCTCTATGATACTCTCCGAGAGGAAGTTCTCGGAGAGCGTGGGCTTGTCGGGCTCGTCCTTGAAGCTTTGCTCGATATTCGGCATTTCATCCTTCAAGGCCTCCTCGTAAGTCTTTGCGACCTCCTCGTCTATCCTGAGCCCCCTCTCCCTAGCCGCGTTGAGGACGGTGGACACGTAGGGTGGATGAGTGTGCCCGCTGCCCTGGCCACCCTTAACCGTTGCCACGTGTCCCGTACCGAAGAACGCTATCCGGGCATCGGCTGGGAGCGGGAGGGCTTGGTTGTTTTCCAGGAGTACTAGGCCCTCGGCGGCGGCCTCGTATGCTATCCTAGCGTGCTCCTCTAGGTCTGGTTTCATCGAGGGCTTGTAGCCCTTGAAGGCTGGGGAGTCTGCGAGTACTCTTAGAACCCTTTCGAGGCTCCTATCAACCACCTCCATGCCTAGCTTACCCGATCTAACCGCCTCCAAGAGCTCCTTCACCTTATCCTCCCCGCCGGGCATTATCATGTCGTTCCCAGCCCGTAGCTGTCTCGAGACGTCTTCGCCCGCGCCCCAGTCCGTCATAACGAAGCCCTGGAATCCCCACTCCTCCCTGAGAACCCTCGTCAAAAGCCACTCGTTTTCAGAGCAGTGAACACCGTTTAGCTTGTTGTACGCGCTCATAACAGCCCAGGGCCTCCCCTCCTTTACGGCTATCTCGAAAGCCCTGAGGTATATCTCCCGCAGCGCACGCTCTGAGACAACAGTGTCTAGGCCCCAACGCCCAGTCTCCTGCTCGTTCGCGACGAAGTGCTTAACGCATGCACCCACGCCCGTGGACTGTACCCCCCTCACGTAGGCGGCCGCCATCACGCCGGAGAGGAGAGGATCCTCGGAAAAGTACTCGAAAAGCCTGCCACCAAGAGGGTTCCTGTGTATGTTAAGCGCCGGCGCTAGGAGCACGTCCACGCCGTAGGCGAGGGCCTCCTCGCCGATCGCCCGGCCAACCTTCTCGACGATCTCGGGACTCCATGTTGACGCCAGCATGACCGCGACGGGGAAAGCGGTTGCGGTGCAGCATCCCCCCTCTATCCTGACGCCCGCGGGCCCGTCGGCAAGCACGAAGCCTGGAATCCCGACTCTCGGCACAGGGTGTGTCTCGCCTGCCGCACCAGGGACCCGTGAGCCGGGAAACATGTGCGTGCCTCCTACTCCCACGAGAACACCGGCCTTCTCCTCTAGCGTCAACTTGTTTAGAAATTCTCGAATGCCCACATTCATGAGGGGGTGTCTCCGTATTAAAAAGTTACCAGTCTGTCTGGCTAACGCAGAGGGCCGGGCGTTAACGCTTCATATTCTAGAATTAGTCGAGGAGCGCGCCGTGGATTAGGCATATGTTCTGATCTCTGGACGGCAAGATAACCTGATTAAGTTTATAGGGCTTCTATGAGCGTCGGTTGCTTGACATGGAGGGTCTCCCGGGTGAATATGACAGCGTTGCTCGATTTCTAGTTATAAACGTTTCTTATGAAAATTAAATTTATTTATTTAAAGCTTTATACTACTATCCAGTTATATATGATTGTAGCAGTGCTCTGGGACTTTGACGGTGTTGTGGTGCTTACCCCCACGAGAAGGCGTGGAGGCTTGCATGCGAGAAGTACCGGATAGAGGGGTTCACGAGTGAGTTTTACCACGAATACGTGTCTGGGAGGCCGCGTTACGAGGGGCGCGTGCAATACTCCAGGCTTTTGGAATGTTGAGAGGTCTCGGCGAGGAGGAAAGGGAGAGGCTAGCGTTGGAGTTTGGTGACCTGAAGAATAAGCGGTACTGGGAGCTCTTAGAGCGGGGTGAGTACGTGGTGAATGAGGAAGTTGTTGACTTTATCGAGAAGACCCGGAGGATTACGGGACACTCCTTCAGGCATGTCTTGGCCTCGGCGTCCAAAAAACGTTTCACGTCTAGCAAGCACTGTCAGGGTGGGGGGGGGGAGTGCTGTCCTTGTTCTTCAACTTTGATGTGAGTGGTTCTGGTTCTACTAAGAGCGAAGTGTTTAGGAATGGCTTAAGGGCCGCTGGAGAGTTCGACTGCTAATAAAGGAATCAGTATTAAATACACCATATCCGGCCTGAAGCTACCTAACTATCCGAGGGCGACGCAGCACTTCACGCAGCACCTTAGCCGCCTGCTGAGAAGGGATGACTATAGGGCTAGCCTGCCTCCCTGGGCGATCTTCAGGGTAGGCCAGGAGAAGTTTAGGGAGTATCGAATTGCGTGGCAGGAGATCGCGAGATACATAGAGGCTTGCCACCTGCCCGTCTGGGTCAGGATAAGCCTGTGCGGGAAGGAGGTGGATAGGCTGCTGGTGCCTTCCATAACGGTATATTTCCTGGTAGAGGAGAACATCCACAGAGCTGCTAAGCTTCTCCTATACCTTAACAGTAGATTGGCGAGAAACCTGATCAAGCTGTGGGCTTGGACTGCTAGAGGCGGGTATTATAGGCATCACGCATACCACATGGGGCACCTGCCGATACCAAATCTAGCTGGCATCTGGAGGTTTATTGATGGAATGCATCTGCAGGGAAACAGCGATCTGAATGAGCTGGCAAGGAGGATAGCCAGCGAATATAAAGATCATCTGGAAAGAGAGCTCATAGAGGCTCTTGGCATCTCGGAAGAGGACTATAGAAGGCTTGTGGAGCATGGAGAGTGGCTGAACGAATACGTAGCAGAAGCTATTACTCCAGAAGGAGGGGTGGGAGAAACGGAAGAATAAAACAGAATCTCGCTATACCTATAAACACAAATAATGCAATAAGTTAGTGCGTACGTTCTAAGACAACAGGTAGCCCTGGAGGCCGGGGATGTAGCGAGGATACCTGTTCTCAACATGAAGGCCCTCCCTGGAGGGGACTTGGAGGAGCTATGGAGATACGGGTGGGAGATGATGGAGAGGCGGGTGAAGGGGGTTGAAAGAGTTGTGAGGCCTTGGGCTCAGAGTCTTCGTTTTGCATCTAAAGCCATTTATAACAGGGGTGCGCCGGGTTAGGAGAGGGTAATGCTTCCCGTCGTGATTGTGGCTGCGGGGGTTGCGAGTAGGCTTCGTCCTTTCTCGTTGGAGAGGCCTAAAAGTTTAATGGAGCTGGAGCCTGGCTTGACAATTATAACAGTTTATAATTGACAGGTTCTCGAGGGCAGGGTTGTCACCCATATATATTGTGGCGAGAAAGGAGAGAGGGGAAGAGTTCGGCAAGTCGGTGAAAGGGGTAAGGATTCTAACAGTGGATTTAGAGGAGTTTGGGAACTTGTACACGGTCTATACAGCTATGCGAGAAGTCGGACCGCCTTTCCTTGTCTCGATGTCTGACCGCATCTTCGAATACGAGATCCTCGAGAGAATAATTTTCGAGTCCTCGGACAAGGCCTTCGTTATCTGCCTCGACCTTAAGCCCTCAGCAGCCGAGGCGCTCGAGGGGTTGAAGGTCAGGCTCAAGGGCGGAGAAATAGTGGAGGTCGGCAAGGGTATCGAGACCAGGCATGGTATAGATACTGGTCTAATCCTGGTCAGAGACAAGTCTTAAGTGCTGATCCTTGCCCCAATTTCAAAAGCTTTTCTTCCCAATTTTTGAGCTTGGCCTGACCGTAAAGGTCCAAAGTAATGCCTCTCTCTTGTAGCGAAGAATTCGTAAACTTTAAATTGTCTACACAAAAATGTAAACATGAGGAGGATGAGCGCTGTAATCAGCTTTAGAGTCCCTAGGAGGCTAAAGGAGGAGATCGAGAAGCTAGGTTTAGATTATGCCAGCGAGCTACGCGCCTACCTTGAGGAGCTTGTTAGGAGGAAAAAAGCTGAGGCTTTGAGGCGGGAGATGGACAGTCTGAGGGAGGACATTGGGAGGATTGAGGGCAATCTCGCGGCTGAGTTCATAAGAGAGGAACGGGATGCCCACTAGGCTTGTAGTGGCTGATGCGAGTGTAGCTGTCAAGTGGGTTATTTTGGAGGCTTACAGTGATCATGCGTTCAAGCTGAGGGACGACTTGTTGGATGGGCTAGTGGAGGTGCATGCTCCCGCCTTCTTCCTGGTCGAGGTGGCGAGCGCGCTGAGGAAATACGTTATCCGCGGCTTAGTCCGGAGAAGCCAGGCTGAGAGGGCTTTTGGGCTTATAGCGGAGAGCGGGGTGGTGCTACACAATCTAGAGCCTGGTTTTATCGCCAGGAGCTTGCAGGCAAGCCTTGACCTTGGGGTGACTGTGTATGACGCCGCCTACATAGTCTTAGCCGACTCTCTGGGTGCCTTGATGTACACCGCGGACGAGAGGCTTCTCGGCAACCACGCTGTTCGAGGGCTCGGAGTGGTGAGACATGTAAAGGATTACGAGGGTTCTCAAAGAACTTGAAGCAAGGAGCTACTTGTATACTCTCGAATTAGAGGATATAGTCTAGAAGATCTGCTCGGGGAATAATTACTCGGATTGCTCGATTCGGATCGGGAGGTAGTTCTGGTAGAGTTTAACTATTTCAGCTTTTCCAGCTTTTTAGCAACTTTTGTCTTTAGATCCTCGATGCTGGTGTAGCCCTCGACGTTGCTGGTTTGTGATCCGAGCTTGCTTATCAGCCCTGAGGGCGCGAGAACCACGTGGTCGTCACGCATATCCTGGGCCTTGGCGACTGACGCCAGCACCTCTGACATAGACTCTGGCGACTCGGGCACGATGTCGAATGATATGTTTTTCTTGCCATCTGTGACTAGAATATCCACGCGGTGGGTGAAACCCGTTCTACCTGGGACGGCTTGGGAGAGTTTAGCCGTGAGACCCATTTTTTCCGCGACGCTTTTAACCTCCATCATCATGAGGCTCTTTAATGCCTGTTGGATTCCATCCTTCCTGACTTTGTAGGCGTAGACTGG of Thermofilum uzonense contains these proteins:
- a CDS encoding glycoside hydrolase family 3 N-terminal domain-containing protein, which encodes MNVGIREFLNKLTLEEKAGVLVGVGGTHMFPGSRVPGAAGETHPVPRVGIPGFVLADGPAGVRIEGGCCTATAFPVAVMLASTWSPEIVEKVGRAIGEEALAYGVDVLLAPALNIHRNPLGGRLFEYFSEDPLLSGVMAAAYVRGVQSTGVGACVKHFVANEQETGRWGLDTVVSERALREIYLRAFEIAVKEGRPWAVMSAYNKLNGVHCSENEWLLTRVLREEWGFQGFVMTDWGAGEDVSRQLRAGNDMIMPGGEDKVKELLEAVRSGKLGMEVVDRSLERVLRVLADSPAFKGYKPSMKPDLEEHARIAYEAAAEGLVLLENNQALPLPADARIAFFGTGHVATVKGGQGSGHTHPPYVSTVLNAARERGLRIDEEVAKTYEEALKDEMPNIEQSFKDEPDKPTLSENFLSESIIEASAARSDAAVVVFSRVSGEGYDLTPEEFYLSSDERWLLEKVSNAFRSAGKKVIVVLNIGNPVEVASWRGLADAILLAWQPGQEAGRVIVDALTGRINPSGKLPVTFPRDYAHVPSWTFPGEPPDNPKRVVYEEGIYVGYRYYDTFGVEPAYPFGHGLSYTTFAYKDLDVTLTRGEVRIRFQVTNTGKLPGKEVAQVYVRAPKGRLDKPFQELKGFKKTRLLNPGESELVEVTVKLSHLASFDGSRWLLEKGTYEVRVGSSSRDIRLTGYFTIPSEERLTRLE
- a CDS encoding type II toxin-antitoxin system VapC family toxin, whose protein sequence is MPTRLVVADASVAVKWVILEAYSDHAFKLRDDLLDGLVEVHAPAFFLVEVASALRKYVIRGLVRRSQAERAFGLIAESGVVLHNLEPGFIARSLQASLDLGVTVYDAAYIVLADSLGALMYTADERLLGNHAVRGLGVVRHVKDYEGSQRT